In Scylla paramamosain isolate STU-SP2022 chromosome 17, ASM3559412v1, whole genome shotgun sequence, one DNA window encodes the following:
- the LOC135108486 gene encoding ubiquitin domain-containing protein 2-like isoform X3, which translates to MGGCVGAPRETTPSTASPGGGAAPLTGKNVPLRHERIRWKSDMPLTETQVRSKREEFWDTAPAFEGRREIWDALKAAALAIETHDYNLAQAIIDGANITLPNGALTDCYDELGTRYQLPVYCLSFPLNILPRSPDKEGHPEAEGSMEGEALVLRVRLSTTSVDTRLTVRSTDTIATAKKKA; encoded by the exons ATGGGCGGCTGTGTAGGCGCCCCCAGGGAAACCACCCCCAGCACCGCCTCTCCTGGGGGGGGCGCCGCACCCCTGACAG GCAAAAATGTCCCGCTTAGACATGAAAGGATCCGGTGGAAGTCAGACATGCCCCTCACGGAGACCCAAGTGCGCAGCAAGCGGGAGGAGTTCTGGGACACGGCGCCGGCGTTTGAGGGTCGGCGGGAGATCTGGGATGCCCTGAAGGCCGCCGCGCTGGCCATTGAGACCCATGACTACAACCTAGCGCAGGCCATCATTGACGGGGCCAACATTACGCTTCCCAacg GTGCCTTGACAGACTGCTACGATGAGCTGGGCACTCGCTACCAGCTGCCTGTGTACTGCCTCTCCTTCCCGCTCAACATTCTCCCACGGTCTCCAGACAAGGAGGGACATCCTGAGGCAG AAGGCAGCATGGAGGGTGAGGCGCTGGTGTTAAGAGTCCGTCTCTCCACTACAAGTGTGGACACTCGCCTCACTGTGCGTTCCACCGACACTATCGCCACCGCCAAGAAAAAAGCTTGA
- the LOC135108486 gene encoding ubiquitin domain-containing protein 2-like isoform X2 translates to MGGCVGAPRETTPSTASPGGGAAPLTGGRPGAGRGVRSSAAPPSGKNVPLRHERIRWKSDMPLTETQVRSKREEFWDTAPAFEGRREIWDALKAAALAIETHDYNLAQAIIDGANITLPNGALTDCYDELGTRYQLPVYCLSFPLNILPRSPDKEGHPEAGSMEGEALVLRVRLSTTSVDTRLTVRSTDTIATAKKKA, encoded by the exons ATGGGCGGCTGTGTAGGCGCCCCCAGGGAAACCACCCCCAGCACCGCCTCTCCTGGGGGGGGCGCCGCACCCCTGACAGGTGGGCGTCctggggcggggaggggggtgaggagCTCTGCAGCACCGCCTTCGG GCAAAAATGTCCCGCTTAGACATGAAAGGATCCGGTGGAAGTCAGACATGCCCCTCACGGAGACCCAAGTGCGCAGCAAGCGGGAGGAGTTCTGGGACACGGCGCCGGCGTTTGAGGGTCGGCGGGAGATCTGGGATGCCCTGAAGGCCGCCGCGCTGGCCATTGAGACCCATGACTACAACCTAGCGCAGGCCATCATTGACGGGGCCAACATTACGCTTCCCAacg GTGCCTTGACAGACTGCTACGATGAGCTGGGCACTCGCTACCAGCTGCCTGTGTACTGCCTCTCCTTCCCGCTCAACATTCTCCCACGGTCTCCAGACAAGGAGGGACATCCTGAGGCAG GCAGCATGGAGGGTGAGGCGCTGGTGTTAAGAGTCCGTCTCTCCACTACAAGTGTGGACACTCGCCTCACTGTGCGTTCCACCGACACTATCGCCACCGCCAAGAAAAAAGCTTGA
- the LOC135108486 gene encoding ubiquitin domain-containing protein 2-like isoform X1 yields MGGCVGAPRETTPSTASPGGGAAPLTGGRPGAGRGVRSSAAPPSGKNVPLRHERIRWKSDMPLTETQVRSKREEFWDTAPAFEGRREIWDALKAAALAIETHDYNLAQAIIDGANITLPNGALTDCYDELGTRYQLPVYCLSFPLNILPRSPDKEGHPEAEGSMEGEALVLRVRLSTTSVDTRLTVRSTDTIATAKKKA; encoded by the exons ATGGGCGGCTGTGTAGGCGCCCCCAGGGAAACCACCCCCAGCACCGCCTCTCCTGGGGGGGGCGCCGCACCCCTGACAGGTGGGCGTCctggggcggggaggggggtgaggagCTCTGCAGCACCGCCTTCGG GCAAAAATGTCCCGCTTAGACATGAAAGGATCCGGTGGAAGTCAGACATGCCCCTCACGGAGACCCAAGTGCGCAGCAAGCGGGAGGAGTTCTGGGACACGGCGCCGGCGTTTGAGGGTCGGCGGGAGATCTGGGATGCCCTGAAGGCCGCCGCGCTGGCCATTGAGACCCATGACTACAACCTAGCGCAGGCCATCATTGACGGGGCCAACATTACGCTTCCCAacg GTGCCTTGACAGACTGCTACGATGAGCTGGGCACTCGCTACCAGCTGCCTGTGTACTGCCTCTCCTTCCCGCTCAACATTCTCCCACGGTCTCCAGACAAGGAGGGACATCCTGAGGCAG AAGGCAGCATGGAGGGTGAGGCGCTGGTGTTAAGAGTCCGTCTCTCCACTACAAGTGTGGACACTCGCCTCACTGTGCGTTCCACCGACACTATCGCCACCGCCAAGAAAAAAGCTTGA